GGAGTATCTCTAGAAGTAGCTCAAGAGTCGTTGCGACTGGCTGCTCAGAAGCTACCAGTTAGAACTAAATTTGTAGTACGTAGAGATTACGTTGAGAAATAGTCATGAAGCAATCAGAAATTAAAGCTCTTTCACTGAATGAAGTGAAAGAGCAACTTACCGCTGAGAGAAACAACTTGCAGAACCTGAAGTTCGCGCATGCTATTTCTCCCCTAGAGAACCCAATCAGAATTAAGCATACTAGAAAAACCATCGCCAGACTAGAGACGCAATTGCGTTCTTTAGAGCTCAATGGCTAAATAGAAAAACCATGGAGACGAGAAATCTAAGAAAAGAAAAAACTGGACGCGTGGTAAGTAACAAGATGGACAAGTCCATTACTGTTATTGTTGAAAGCAAAGTGAAACACCCTATTTACGGGAAATTTGTTTCCAAGTCCAAGAAGTTCATGGCCCATGATGAGAACAATGACTGCGGTATCGGAGATACTGTCCGCATCATGGAGACTCGGCCATTGAGCAAAAACAAATGCTGGCGCTTAATTGAAATCGTAGAAAGAGCTAAATAAGATGATACAACAAGAATCAAGACTTACTGTTGCTGATAACAGCGGAGCAAAAGAGGTTCTGTGCATCCGGGTATTGGGTGGTACAGGCAAGAAATACGCCTCTGTGGGTGATAAAATTGTTGTTACCGTAAAATCTGCTCTTTCTTCCGGCAACGTTAAGAAAGGAACTGTTACCAAAGCGGTAATTGTTCGGACCAAAAAAGAAGTTCGTCGTAAGGATGGATCTTATATTCGTTTTGATGATAATGCCGCGGTATTATTAAACAACAACGATGAGCCACGTGGTACGCGTATCTTTGGGCCAGTTGCCCGCGAGTTACGTGAAAGACAGTTTATGAAAATTGTTTCTTTGGCTCCTGAAGTATTATAAACACGAGAAGAGAAAACAAGATGTCAAAACATAAACTTCATGTGAAGAAAGGTGACACCGTAAAGGTGATCGCTGGTGATGATAAAGGAAAAACAGGAACTGTAACCTCTGTGCTTACTGAAAAGCAGAAAGTGGTTATTGAAGGGTTGAACCTAGTATCTAAGCACCAAAAGCCAAGCGCTAAAAATCCTAACGGAGGAATTGTGAAGCAGGAAGCTCCTATCCACGCCAGTAACGTGATGTTGGTAGAGCCGGCCACTAATGAAGCTACCCGTTCAGGAAAGAAGCTTAACAATGATGGTAAGCTACAACGTTATTCCAAAAAAACTGGAAACTTAATCTAACATGGCAGCTAGACTAAAAGATAAGTACACAAAAGAGATCGTTCCTGCATTGAAAGAGAAATTTCAATACAAGAGCATCATGCAAGTGCCAAAGATTACAAAAATCAGCATTAACAGAGGTATTGGTAATGCGGTGGCTGATAAGAAACTGGTGGATATTGGAGTAGACGAACTCACTATCATTGCAGGTCAGAAAGCAGTTCAAACCAAAGCTAAGAACTCAATCTCAAACTTTAAGTTGAGAGAAGGTATGCCAATTGGTGCACGTGTTACCTTGCGTGGCGAGAGAATGTATGAATTCCTTGACCGTTTGGTAACAATCGCCCTTCCACGGGTTCGTGACTTCAAAGGTATCAATGATAAAGGCTTTGACGGACGTGGTAACTACACCTTAGGGGTAAAAGAGCAAATAATATTCCCTGAGATCAGCATTGACAAAATTAAGTCTATCGCTGGTATGGACATCACTTTCGTTACTACTGCTTCTACAGATGAAGAAAGCCTGGAGTTATTGAAAGCCTTTGGTTTACCTTTCGCAAATTTAAAGAAATAATAAAATGGCTAAAGAATCAGCAAAAGCAAGAGAGCTCAAGAGACAAAAGTTAGTAGCGAAGTATGCTGCTAAGAGAGCTCAGTTAAAAGCTGCTGGCGATTATGAAGCTCTAGATAAATTGCCTAAAGACGCCTCTCCAGTACGTTTACACAACAGATGTAAATTGACCGGAAGACCAAGAGGTTATATGAGGAAGTTTGGCATCTCTCGCGTTACATTCAGAGAGATGGCTTCTGCCGGCAAGATTCCTGGGGTAACGAAGGCTAGTTGGTAATTATTACTCCTATCATTATTATAGTTAGGAAAACATTAGTATCTTTGCGGCTCCTTAAAAAGAGCGGAATCTAAAATTATAGTCTAATGCATTCAGATCCGATAGCAGATTATTTAACTAGACTACGGAATGCCATCAAGGCAAATCACCGTGTAGTTGAAATTCCGGCTAGCAAAATAAAGAAAGAATTAACCAAAGTTCTCTACGAGAAAGGTTACATTCAGAGTTACAAGTTCGATGATAGTTCAATTCAGGGCACCATTAAAATTGCCTTGAAGTATGATCCAGCTACCAAGCAATCTGCTATCGTGAAACTTGAAAGAGTCAGTAAGCCGGGACTCCGTAAGTATGTGCATCTTGATGAGATGCCACGTGTGTTGAATGGATATGGTGTAGCCATTCTGTCAACCTCAAAAGGTGTCATCACTAACAAAGAGGCTGTTGGCCTTAATGTAGGGGGTGAAGTATTATGTTACGTGTATTAATTAAGTAGAGATGTCACGGATAGGAAAACTGCCCATCACGCTCCCACAAGGTGTTGAGGTGTTGGTAAACCAGGATAACCTGGTAACAGTGAAAGGACCTAAAGGAACACTTACTGCTCAAGTTGATACTGATATTAGTATTGCTGTGGAGGATGGGGTTCTTACTGTAACTCGTCCTACTGAACAAAAGCGTCACAAGGCCCTTCACGGATTATACCGCTCTATCATCAATAACATGATAATTGGTGTTAGCACCGGTTACAAAATGTCTCTTGAATTGGTAGGTGTAGGTTTCAAAGCTACTACGGTAGGCCAAAACCTTGAGTTAGCCCTTGGATATTCGCATAATATCTATGTTGGTTTACCTCCTGAAATTTCTGCAAACGCAGTTACTGAAAAAGGTAAGGCACCTGTTATCCACTTAGAAGGAATTGATAAGCAGTTGATTGGCCAGGTAGCCGCTAAGATCCGCTCGTTACGGAAAGTTGAGCCTTACAAAGGTAAAGGTATCCGTTTTGTGGGTGAGGTTGTTAGAAGAAAAGCTGGTAAAACTGCTTCTAAATAAGAAAGAAAATGGCATTCGATAAAGCAAAAAGAAGACTGAGAATCCGTCGCAGTATCCGTAATAAGGTTTCTGGAACGGCTCAGCGTCCACGTCTGTCTATCTTCAGAAGCAATAAGTTTATTTATGCTCAGCTGATTGATGATGTGAATGGAGTTACATTAGCAAGTTCTTCATCTGCTACCACTGAAGGAACCTCATCTTCTACTAAGATAGAGTCTTCTTCTTCTGTTGGTCGTGATATTGCAGCTAAAGCCCTGGAAAACGGTATTACTGAAGTTGTTTTTGACAGAGGTGGTTACCTGTATCACGGTAGAGTTAAATCATTGGCAGAAGGGGCTCGTGAAGCGGGTCTTAAATTCTAAGAACATGTCTAAATTAAATATCAGAAGCATCAAAGCAAGCGAAATCGAGCTGAAAGAGCGCGTTGTAGCTATCAACCGTGTTGCCAAAGTGGTAAAGGGCGGTAGAAGATTCAGCTTCTCTGCCATTGTGGTAGTAGGTGATGGTAATGGTGTGGTTGGCTATGGCTTAGGTAAAGCCAATGAGGTAACTGATGCTATTGCCAAAGGAATTGATGATGCTAAAAAGAACCTGGTACGTGTACCAATGTTCAAGCACACTGTTCCTCACTCCATGGAAGGTAAATTCTCTGGTGGCTTTGTATTGATCAAGCCAGCCGCAGCCGGTACCGGTGTAATTGCTGGTGGTGCTATGCGTGCTGTCTTTGAAAGTGCCGGGATCAAAGATGTTTTGGCTAAGTCTAAAGGATCTTCTAACCCGCACAACGTGGTGAAGGCTACCTTTGACGCTCTGTCAAAAATGCGTGATCCATTGGTAGTTGCTCAGCAACGTGGAATCAGTTTACAACGTGTATTCAACGGGTAATTATGGCAAGTGTAGAAATCACCCAGATCCAAAGTATTATTGATCGTCCAGAAAGACAAAAGAGAACCATGAAGGCTCTTGGTCTTGGTAAAATCAATAAGACTGTAACAAAAGAGTTAACCCCTCAGATAGCTGGAATGGTTAACCGCGTACAACATTTAGTATCGATTAAGGAGGTCTAAAATGAATTTAAGTAATTTAAAACCTGCAGAAGGTTCTACAAAGAACCGAAAAAGAATTGGTCGCGGTACCGGTTCTGGTAGAGGTGGTACTTCTACCCGCGGACATAAAGGAGCTAAATCTCGCTCAGGATATTCATCTAAAGCAGGTTTTGAAGGGGGTCAGATGCCTTTGGTACGCCGTGTTCCTAAATTCGGTTTCAAGAACATCAATCGGGTAGAGTATACTGCTGTTAACCTTGATGTACTTCAGAATCTTAGCGCCAAATCTGGTTCTGCTGTTATTGACTTTGCGGTTCTTCGTGAAAACGGATTAGCCTCTAAAAACGATAACATCAAAATCTTAGGAAGAGGTGAATTAACTGCTGCTATTGAAGTGCATGCGCATGCATTCTCCCAAACTGCAGTAGAAGCAATTGAAAAAGCAGGCGGCAAGGTTGTGACTCTGTAACAGATGAAGAAGCTGATTACTACGATTAAGAATATTTTTGCGATTGAAGATTTGCGAGTAAGAATCCTAAATACTTTAGGATTCATCGCAATTTTCAGATTAGGTTCCTATGTAGTTCTTCCTGGTATTGATCCCAATCAATTGAAAGGTAGCACACAAGGGATATTAGGACTTCTTGACGCATTTCTAGGGGGAGCATTTAGCAATGCTTCCATCTTTGCGTTAGGCATCATGCCCTATATTTCTGCTTCCATCGTTTTACAGCTTCTAACCATTGCAGTTCCTTATTTCCAGAAATTGCAGAAGGAGGGAGAGTCTGGCCGTAAGAAGATAAACCAGTACACCCGGGTATTAACTATTGTTATCACTTTAGCACAATCGGTTGGTTTCTTGGCCACCATTAATGCAGGAGCTATTAGCCCGGCAGTTGCAGGACCTCTGTTCACAATTTCTTCTATGATCATCCTGACGGCTGGAACTATGTTCTGTATGTGGTTAGGGGAGAAGATTACAGATAAAGGGATTGGTAACGGTATTTCCATGTTGATCATGATTGGTATCGTTTCCCGCCTACCAGGTGCATTAGTAGGGGAAGCCCTTGCCTTGGGTCTTGGTAAATCCTTAATCTTTATCATTGAGCTTATTGTTCTGTTCTTTGTGGTAATGAGTGTGGTAATGCTCACCCAAGCCATTAGAAGAATACCAGTTCAATATGCTAAGCAGGTGGGAGGTAGTGCATCATTACAAGCAGGTCAGCGTCAATTCATTCCTTTGAAAGTAAACGCTGCTGGTGTTATGCCTATCATATTCGCTCAGTCATTGATGTTCTTGCCTGGTATGATTGCCTCTTTCTGGAGAAATGAAAGTGATATGGCCAACGAGATCGGGAATGTTTTCTCTGATTATACCTCTTGGCAGTATAACCTTTCTTTTGCGGTATTGATCATCGTATTTACGTTCTTTTATACGGCTATCAGTGTTAACCCCAATCAAATCTCTGATGATTTGAAAAGAAGTGGTGGTTTTGTGCCCGGTGTGAAACCAGGTATTGCTACCTCAGAATACATTGACGAAGTATTAACCCGTATTACCTTCCCTGGTGCCTTGTTCTTGGCGGTAGTAGCTATTTTGCCTTCTATTGCCATGTTATTTGGAATCACCAGAGAGTTCGCCGCTTTCTTTGGAGGTACTTCCCTCATCATTCTTGTAGGGGTGGTATTAGATACCTTGAACCAAATTGAGAGCTATTTGTTAATGCGTCATTATGACGGAATGATGAAATCTGGTAAACTCAGAGGACGTTCTAAAAATATAGCCGTTGCTTCCTAAGGAATGATTATTTACAAAACGGAAGAAGAGATTGAGCTTATAAGACAAAGTGCTAACATCCTCAGCCAGGTGCACGGTGAAATAGCCAAGCATGTGGCAGAGGGTGTTACAACCTTAAAATTGGATTCCGTTGCTGAGGAGTTTATCAGAGATAACGGCGGTTCTCCCTCTTTTAAAGGATATAATGGGTTTAAGCATAGTTTATGTATCAGCTTAAATTCAGCGGTAGTACACGGAATACCAAGTAAATATTCTCTGCAATCTGGAGATGTAGTATCTATAGATTGTGGAGTTTTTTTTCAGGGCTTTCACAGTGACAGTGCCTATACTCATGCAGTTGGAGAAGTAGAGCCAGAAGTGGCAGAGTTACTACTCCATACTAAAGAGTCTTTATACAAAGGAATAGAATATGCCGTTGCCGGTGCCCGTATAGGAGACATTGGTTTTGCCATTCAATCTCATGTGGAGCAATTTGGTTACGGTGTAGTTAGGGAGTTGGTAGGCCACGGCCTTGGCAAGAGTTTACATGAAGGCCCTGAAGTCCCCAATTATGGGAAGAGGGGACAAGGTATGAAACTTCAGGAAGGTCTGGTTCTAGCCATTGAACCCATGGTTAATTTAGGGTCCAGACATGTGGTTCAAGAGAATGACGGCTGGACTATCAGAACCAGAGATAAAAAACCATCTGCGCATTTTGAACATACGGTAGTAATAAGAAAAGGCAAAGCTGAGATTTTAACAACTTTTGATTACATAGATAAAGCACTAAATTAATACATGGCTAAACAGTCTTCCATCGAACAAGACGGTACCATCATTGAGGCACTATCCAATGCAATGTTTCGGGTAGAATTAGAAAATGGCCATCAAGTTATTGCTCACATTTCCGGAAAGATGCGGATGCACTACATCAAGATTCTTCCCGGTGACAGAGTAAAATTGGAAATGTCTCCTTACGACCTTAGTAAAGGTAGAATAGTTTACAGATACAAATAAACAGATGAAAGTAAAAGCGTCAGTTAAGAAGCGCAGTGAAGACTGCAAGGTGATCAGACGTAAAGGCAAGCTTTACGTGATA
This Rufibacter radiotolerans DNA region includes the following protein-coding sequences:
- the rplN gene encoding 50S ribosomal protein L14 — encoded protein: MIQQESRLTVADNSGAKEVLCIRVLGGTGKKYASVGDKIVVTVKSALSSGNVKKGTVTKAVIVRTKKEVRRKDGSYIRFDDNAAVLLNNNDEPRGTRIFGPVARELRERQFMKIVSLAPEVL
- the ykgO gene encoding type B 50S ribosomal protein L36, producing the protein MKVKASVKKRSEDCKVIRRKGKLYVINKKNPRYKQRQG
- the rpsH gene encoding 30S ribosomal protein S8 encodes the protein MHSDPIADYLTRLRNAIKANHRVVEIPASKIKKELTKVLYEKGYIQSYKFDDSSIQGTIKIALKYDPATKQSAIVKLERVSKPGLRKYVHLDEMPRVLNGYGVAILSTSKGVITNKEAVGLNVGGEVLCYVY
- the rpsN gene encoding 30S ribosomal protein S14, translating into MAKESAKARELKRQKLVAKYAAKRAQLKAAGDYEALDKLPKDASPVRLHNRCKLTGRPRGYMRKFGISRVTFREMASAGKIPGVTKASW
- the infA gene encoding translation initiation factor IF-1, encoding MAKQSSIEQDGTIIEALSNAMFRVELENGHQVIAHISGKMRMHYIKILPGDRVKLEMSPYDLSKGRIVYRYK
- the rplR gene encoding 50S ribosomal protein L18 is translated as MAFDKAKRRLRIRRSIRNKVSGTAQRPRLSIFRSNKFIYAQLIDDVNGVTLASSSSATTEGTSSSTKIESSSSVGRDIAAKALENGITEVVFDRGGYLYHGRVKSLAEGAREAGLKF
- the rplE gene encoding 50S ribosomal protein L5 translates to MAARLKDKYTKEIVPALKEKFQYKSIMQVPKITKISINRGIGNAVADKKLVDIGVDELTIIAGQKAVQTKAKNSISNFKLREGMPIGARVTLRGERMYEFLDRLVTIALPRVRDFKGINDKGFDGRGNYTLGVKEQIIFPEISIDKIKSIAGMDITFVTTASTDEESLELLKAFGLPFANLKK
- the rpsE gene encoding 30S ribosomal protein S5, with translation MSKLNIRSIKASEIELKERVVAINRVAKVVKGGRRFSFSAIVVVGDGNGVVGYGLGKANEVTDAIAKGIDDAKKNLVRVPMFKHTVPHSMEGKFSGGFVLIKPAAAGTGVIAGGAMRAVFESAGIKDVLAKSKGSSNPHNVVKATFDALSKMRDPLVVAQQRGISLQRVFNG
- the secY gene encoding preprotein translocase subunit SecY encodes the protein MKKLITTIKNIFAIEDLRVRILNTLGFIAIFRLGSYVVLPGIDPNQLKGSTQGILGLLDAFLGGAFSNASIFALGIMPYISASIVLQLLTIAVPYFQKLQKEGESGRKKINQYTRVLTIVITLAQSVGFLATINAGAISPAVAGPLFTISSMIILTAGTMFCMWLGEKITDKGIGNGISMLIMIGIVSRLPGALVGEALALGLGKSLIFIIELIVLFFVVMSVVMLTQAIRRIPVQYAKQVGGSASLQAGQRQFIPLKVNAAGVMPIIFAQSLMFLPGMIASFWRNESDMANEIGNVFSDYTSWQYNLSFAVLIIVFTFFYTAISVNPNQISDDLKRSGGFVPGVKPGIATSEYIDEVLTRITFPGALFLAVVAILPSIAMLFGITREFAAFFGGTSLIILVGVVLDTLNQIESYLLMRHYDGMMKSGKLRGRSKNIAVAS
- the rpsQ gene encoding 30S ribosomal protein S17, whose amino-acid sequence is METRNLRKEKTGRVVSNKMDKSITVIVESKVKHPIYGKFVSKSKKFMAHDENNDCGIGDTVRIMETRPLSKNKCWRLIEIVERAK
- the map gene encoding type I methionyl aminopeptidase, whose translation is MIIYKTEEEIELIRQSANILSQVHGEIAKHVAEGVTTLKLDSVAEEFIRDNGGSPSFKGYNGFKHSLCISLNSAVVHGIPSKYSLQSGDVVSIDCGVFFQGFHSDSAYTHAVGEVEPEVAELLLHTKESLYKGIEYAVAGARIGDIGFAIQSHVEQFGYGVVRELVGHGLGKSLHEGPEVPNYGKRGQGMKLQEGLVLAIEPMVNLGSRHVVQENDGWTIRTRDKKPSAHFEHTVVIRKGKAEILTTFDYIDKALN
- the rplX gene encoding 50S ribosomal protein L24, giving the protein MSKHKLHVKKGDTVKVIAGDDKGKTGTVTSVLTEKQKVVIEGLNLVSKHQKPSAKNPNGGIVKQEAPIHASNVMLVEPATNEATRSGKKLNNDGKLQRYSKKTGNLI
- the rpmC gene encoding 50S ribosomal protein L29, whose amino-acid sequence is MKQSEIKALSLNEVKEQLTAERNNLQNLKFAHAISPLENPIRIKHTRKTIARLETQLRSLELNG
- the rplO gene encoding 50S ribosomal protein L15 codes for the protein MNLSNLKPAEGSTKNRKRIGRGTGSGRGGTSTRGHKGAKSRSGYSSKAGFEGGQMPLVRRVPKFGFKNINRVEYTAVNLDVLQNLSAKSGSAVIDFAVLRENGLASKNDNIKILGRGELTAAIEVHAHAFSQTAVEAIEKAGGKVVTL
- the rpmD gene encoding 50S ribosomal protein L30, whose product is MASVEITQIQSIIDRPERQKRTMKALGLGKINKTVTKELTPQIAGMVNRVQHLVSIKEV
- the rplF gene encoding 50S ribosomal protein L6; the protein is MSRIGKLPITLPQGVEVLVNQDNLVTVKGPKGTLTAQVDTDISIAVEDGVLTVTRPTEQKRHKALHGLYRSIINNMIIGVSTGYKMSLELVGVGFKATTVGQNLELALGYSHNIYVGLPPEISANAVTEKGKAPVIHLEGIDKQLIGQVAAKIRSLRKVEPYKGKGIRFVGEVVRRKAGKTASK